Genomic DNA from Channa argus isolate prfri chromosome 10, Channa argus male v1.0, whole genome shotgun sequence:
ATTCAAAAGTCCAAATGGTCATGTTGGTTTTagagtgtttttagtttttgctttttttagttttctctaCAATACGCATAAAGTTTCATCTTTCCCTGATTATTTTTTCTCACAAAATGTCTAAACATACCCCTGTCCTTAAGGGGGAAGCCATAACCCACACAGAAGACAGgcattacattaacattttgctCTCTTTAATTTAGGTAAGGATTAACACTACAGGTAGTGTGTGTatacatgagcacacacacctagcaatctgctctgctgcagtCTTTCTGTCCACATCTCTTTTGTCTGAATGAGTGTGTGGTGAGGTTAAGTTTCCACTACAGATAGATGAATAGACAAAATAAAGAGCCGTAccatgcacaaagacacaacagATCAAGTGTCTCCCAGATCATAAATTCCTCTTGATCTTGTACCCCCCCCAGTTTGATTCAACTTTGATAACGTAAGtgcattttgttgcttttaaggAGAGAGCAGATGGTCCTAATATTTTGTATACTCAGCACATAGTTATCTGTGGTCCAAGCAATAATGACCAATTTTTGTTTCAGTATTGATTTTAGACCATGGAACCATATTGAGCAAGAAGATATTGGATTTCTACACAGACAGCTCAGGTTTTCATCACTTGTATGGGAACTTATACTGAATAAATCAACTCAATGTAGTCTGATGCTGTGCAGAATTGGAGAATATTGCCTTTGCAAATGTAAGAGAAGGAAAATACactcttttaaatatttatttatttttatttaaacaaagacaacaaaatcaATAATATCTTTCAGATTTGAGGCAAAAGACCAACTTCCGGTTTCGAGCTACATCAAATGGTCCTCTGCCTTAAAATTTAAGTATATTAACTAAAGCTCAAATTGATGATTTTCCCCAAGGCTCAGTATAGCTGAGGGGTTTGTGTCAGTAGAGGGCAGCAGAAAACAATTAGTCACAGGTCAGTCAGCTTGACTGCAGTTGATTCATAAACAAGTATGTCTACATGTACTGTAGATCCCTGATCACATGACCTTTACAAAAAGCAAGTTTTAAGTCCCAGTCCTATCAAATCCAAATCATCAGCATTTTGCAACACATCTTTAAAGTTTAGTCAGTTTAGTTTCAGTGTGTAAAAATGATATGGCCAGAACATGTGGGTTTGAAAAAGACCAGTATTCAGTGGAAAATTATTTACCGTGCTGAAGGTAAAGTGTCCTTAACCAAACATGAAATTCTCGGTAGGTAGAGATAAGCAAAACAGGAATTTCCCCTCAGGCCAGTGCTTGATGTTTTAGTCTTTCTTCATTGTTGAGTAACTCTCATTAACAGAATTTTACCTTTGCAGTGTGGGAGCTGTTGGGCATTCAGTGTGGTTGGTTCCGTGCAGTCAGTCCATGCTATACAAAGCTCTAAGCTGGAGCAACTAAGTGTTCAGCAGGTTGTGGACTGCTCCTTTAAAAACTACGGCTGCAATGGAGGCTCCCCACTCTGGGCTCTGAGTTGGTTAAAACAGGTATATGTTGCTAACTGTACACTATACATATTTTGTAATTAAGGGGTCTTGTAATAGACTCTACAAAGGTAAATGAACCTTAGCTCAATGAACTTCACATTCATAGGAGATAATCTCCTGAACAAAAGCTTAAGACCAGGAGAAAAAGTATTCAAGTATTCTCAGTTCGCACTGGCGGTTTGTAACCCGTTTGTAAGTTGTGCTTCAAAATGCCAAAAGATGAAACAGGAGCTGGAGACATAAAATAGAGAGTAGGAAACTATAGGAAACTGCATTTAAACTGAAACAGGCTGTTCATCAGCTGATCAAAACTTTAAGACTGCGCAGAAATCTGGCTTCCATGTCATTTTCATTCAGGCATTCACACTGTCATGACCTCCTGATGCCAAAGACAAATAGGCTTTCTGTCTTGGAACGTGGCAGGATTGTTGAACTGCACAAGCAAGGCTTTTTGCAACGCTCCATCGCTGCTGAGGTTGGACAGAGTTTgaaagtcattttaaatttcttaaaaaatctGAGGGCTATACGACTAAAAAGTCAAGTGCTAGACCCCCAAACATTTTCACCAGCATTGAGCTGAAGGATCCGACACGCTGTCCATGAAGACAAAGGCCAATCCTCGACTCAAATTAAGGACATGACTGATGCTTCCTGCAGCCCAATAACCGTAAGACAGCTTCTGCAAAAGAAGGGCGTGAAGAACAAAAACCGTCTTCAGAGGCTACAGCTCCTCCCATGCTACAAACTTGCCCATTTGGACTTTGCAAGGGAGCACTAAACATGGGACATGGAAATGGGGAAAATGGAGCTTCAGGTTGTGCAGGGGCATCACATGGCAGCTGGCTATGTGAAGATGTTGCAGTGGGCATCCCTCATCTGTGCGTGATGACTGggtctttcaacaggacaacactGCAATTCACAACGCCCGCCGGACAAACGACTTCTTCCAGGAGACTAACATCACTCTTTCGGACCATCCTTCATGTTCCACAGATCTAAATCCCAATGAGAACACTAGGGGACGAATGGCAAGCCAGACATGCCAGAATGAATGTTTGAAGTGATCGCCAAGAAGGGGGGAGCTACTCACTACTCAGTcatgtgttttgggttttttggggGGCTATGGTCTAAAACCTTTGATCAGCTGATGAACAGCCTGTTTCAGTTTGAATGCAGTTTCCAGTTAATTGCCTACtctctatttttgtgtttcttcctccTATTTCTTCTTTTGGGATTTTGAGGCACTAATTACAAACTGGTTATGATCCACCAGCACGAAAACCGAATGCATGTATATTTCTACCGATTTTGTTTAGGAGTGTATAGGAATATTTTTGACACAAGACACCTCACTGTTCCAAATACAACAAACTTGTAGGCATTTTATGTGCCTGTGTATGGAAAATAACACTTGGGAAGATATAGTCCTGCTGTTTTACACTTTGGCTTTTTAGGAATAACAGTGCATGTTACAGATTTGGTAGTgcaagtaaagaaaaataagttTAATTAGTTTTCTTCTAAGACAGACATTAGAATTAAAAACCTCTGTTGTACCAGCATCTTTCATTTACACGATGAATGGATATTTTGTATCCCTATAACACACTCACagaaactattttctttttagacCAGGATGGAATTGGTGCCTCAGTCGGATTATCCGTACAAGGCCAAGACAGGAATTTGCCATTTTTTCTCCCAGTCACATGGTGGTGTTGCTGTGAAGAACTTTACTGCACATGACTTTGGGTAAAAGATGCCTCATTGCAAGCTTTGTATGAGCAATAAAGACTAAAAATTAACACTGTTTAAGCAACCAGGAATTTTAATGGGATTTCCAAGTACCAAGGATGGggtgtcgttttttttttagagacataccagagtgtgtgtttgttttcaggaCGTGGTGTTTCTTGACTCTAGGCATTTCATTTTTGAGTTAAAGGGTTTcttaagttaaaaaataaactattaaagataaaatcagtataaaaaagtaaattttgaCCTGATTCAGAAAGGTCAGAGAGCTCTGTCAGGGAGAACATAAGACGGCTAGCATTAGACGATTCTGAACAACGAAACCTCGGAGGATCATGGTGAAGTCTCAGTGTTCTGTTAAAGGGGCTCATAAACCACATTCTACTACTGCATAGTAaacattgcattaaaaaataagGATCCAACCTGGCTTGATtcaatataatgtatttttggcACAGACCTTGGCTTGATGACCCATCCGTGGTCTATATATCATGAGCCGGGCATAGAGGGGCATCCGAGCTTTGCCCACTGGGACTCATTTGGTAGAAGGACAGGATGAGTTGGCAGAGGGCCCCACAAAGATAATGAAGAAAATATCCTTTGTATGAATGGAAACATGTAGCTGATCAGACAGATGGGATGAATGAGGGGGTTCTATTCTATGATGCAGTAGTAGGTCATGTGACACGTGAATATAAGCGCTGTAATAATTTCAATATCTTGCATAACAAGTGCTGTGTGATGCATTTTCCACACCTCTGACTACAGTATAATTTACATGACACCACCTTAAATAACAGTCCAAGCATTCGTTTCCCCaagtgaatgtttttgttttccagtggtCAAGAGGAGGCGATGATGTACCAGCTGGTAGAGTGTGGTCCTTTAACTGCTGTCGTGAATGCTATCAGTTGGCAAGATTACCTGGGAGGAATCATCCAGCACCACTGCTCCAGCCACAGGTCTAACCATGCAGTGCTGGTCGTTGGATATGACACTACCGGTACATGCTTCCAGTACATAGACATGAGAAGGAATGttaattcaagaaaaaaaataaaagttagagTTTTCAAGCTAGCACCTGCCTTATTAGGTCAAGAAAGTATCACAACCCTGGGGGCTGTGAAAGTAATTTTAAGCTGCGCTAGGCGAGATTCTTCGGTGAAAATATGTCAGTCATAATCAGACTGAATCACAAATTGCTGCTGCAACTCTCTCCCACCTGAGTGTCTCATCCCACCTAATTAAGTTCTAAAACAAAAGATTGTAGAGAGCgccaaaaaataatttaacaaggGGTTCAATTTATGATTaagttaaaaattaattttcttttagcGAGGTGGTTTAGTGTTTCGAGAGAAAGTCAACGTGTCTTCGttttctaattaattaatttttctaACAGTGTTGTAATGGGCCTTCCTCAGTCTTGTTACACAACACCAGGCCACATTTCTAGAAAATCCTTGTAAGAGGTAGAAGCACATTAAAGACTTGCTCGTGTCTCCCCCCCAACATTTCTGCAGTTATGAGAACAAAAGGCAGGAGACAAATCTCAATGTTTTTGTACGATATAATGGGGTGTAGAGTTCACATCTTCTGCATTTTGGATTTTCACATTGTGTCCCGTTAGTGCCCTTTGGTTCACATTGATCAGACAGTAGCCAGAATGGTAAACATGAGTTTTGTGTGCAGTTGATGTAACGTACAAGATTTCTGAGTCTAAAGGTATTTTAGGTTTTATGAAAACTCTGCTTGAGTTGAAGGAAACTCTTCCCATCAGTTTTGTCAGACAGGACGGATGCTGCCGTTCAGCACAGATATTCGACTAGTCTccgtctctgtgtgtgtcagcccTCACATGGActtggtgacctgtccagggttcACCCTGCCATATGCCCAGTGACAGCTCTCCTATCTTTactgttattgttttatgatcAGTGCTTATATGTTTAAATAAGCAGATATACATTCGTGTGTTTTATGCCTATTTCATTGTCTTCTGAATACGGTCTCTGTCAGATTATAGCTGAATATTTAGACCTTTGATTTAAGCCTCTTATCCTCCATACAAGAAATTCAAGTCAACAAAAGTCTTTTCTTTACCTTTCACTGTTGCTGCCTTATTATAAATCAGTATTAATGTCACATTATTTCACAATTTCTAGCACAATTGATTTAAAATGGTCCTGTTCATTATTTACTATTGCCGCTATatttaagaggaaaaaaaaaaatctgttctttcGTGCACTTGCATCACATGAGAGGGAAACACTTCTCACAGCACTTCgctttgatattttctccttgacttagattatTGCTTACCttgcacctcacttgtaagtccctttggataaaagtgccaaatgactgaatgtaaatttCCTTTGATGAGGCCTTTTCTATAGCCATCATGCTTGCATTGAACCCTGTGACCATACAGAGTTGATTGAACTGACTCTGATCAGCCTTTTTGGAACTGAACGTTCAGTTTCCTATCTCAGGGTTTTGTCAACCTACAGTTCAGGTTTACCTCAGAGATAGTTAAACCTGCTTCCTGAAATACCCCCCTGATACTTTAGATGGCTCCAGGTTTAGAGCAGTCAAGTCTTGTGTTAAAAGTTTGcgaaatgataaaatgtattaaagattCATGGCTAAATAttagtgtgttttcatttatttttctgttaagACGTCCTGTAGTTCCCAGTCAGCAGTATTTGATATTTCTCATcatttatttcacacacacttatgtttTGTGGGTATTACACAAGGGTATGAGTGATTATATAACAGTTTAAAGAGTTTGCAGCtgcagtgtatatatatatatatatatatatatatatatatatatatatacacacacacacacacacacacacacacacacacacacaccttgaatGTGTCTTTATcctgtaaataatttaatcatgAAATGGATGTTGTCTTTTTTAGGGGATATTCCACACTGGATTGTGCAGAACTCCTGGGGAACCACATGGGGGGATGGGGgttatgtttatataaaaactgGTGACAATGTTTGTGGTAAGTATCAGTTTTGCCCCTTGTCGTTCCTTGTTTACGTGTCCTCTCAGATGCAGTGTCTGTATGTTAttaatgcatcttttttttttttttttgtttcccaggTATTGCAGATTCCGTGACAGCTGTTTTCCTTTGACAACACTGTGTATATtttagtgtgactgtgtgtgttcatatttgcCAAAATTGAAATGAATCATCAGTTGCCTTCAATTcttactttaaataatttattgaaatGTCAACGTCTTTTATCAcggaaacaaaataaatcactttatatactgacaaatgttggatcaTAACTGAGcaattaacacacacaccactatgAAACTGTATGAATAAGAATAGATAGACTGTATAAAATATGTATCTTATAAAATACACAGATACAAATTTACATGCACAATATAATAATCACAATCActgtataaatacatacaattaATTGATAGAATATAGATACATGTCTGTAGAACACTATACAAAACACATCTATAACAACTACATTATCAACATTATATACAAAATTTAGTTAATGTTTTATAGCTTTACATTTATGTTGTGCAAAGTGTTCTATTTCAAATGTTGACATCGATTGTTTACACACAGATTTGCACCTAAGCTCCTTCATAACATTAGAGAGAATGCATTTGTAAAAGCTCATCTTTGGCACTAATTTGATCACTGCTCTCAACAATCCATTTGCCTTCAGGTAAGTTACAATAGATTTGCATAATTATAGTTAAACATctaagctattttttttttttccaaatcaaaTTATGACCGGTCAGAGTGAAATTGTCTAATATGATGATTTAAATCATTCAGGGTTAAGCACAGATCCTGTAGCCGTATGTAACTAATTACAGTAGCTAACTAGTAATTATGTTTTACATCATGTTTTATGAGAATCCCACCACTGCTGAAACACCAGGATGAACATGTCTCTTCTTAATGTCAACACGTGTATATTATGATATAGACTGAAAACAGCTTCAAATTAATATtgaagatgctgaaaaactgtatatttatagATGAGTAAGACTCTGATGGTCACGTATTCACTTGCACACCTGTCATTGAAACATTTCAATGACAGGTGTGAAAGTCATCTGCTGTGAGGTCTattacagagacagaaaggaagCCAGGACAGACAACTGAAACGCCCCTTAATCAGAGTCCTCACTGCTGCAGTATGAGCTGTCACAGCACTCGGCCGTGTAGAGGAACGTATGAACATTGGGATTCAGCTTTGGCACCCAGCTGCGAGGCACCAGGTATGTTGCCAGGTTGAACAGATCCACAAACACTTTGTAGCGGTCACTAAAGGAAAGGAAAGTCATTCAATGTTTATTAAGTCATAATTTTACAGGGAAATTGAGCATCTGACATGAGTGACTTCAGTAAGGACAACTTAAAATTCAACTGattctgggaaaaaaaaaaaacttgtttcagTTCCTTCAGAATGAACTTTAAATAtagtttgtgcatgtttggaaTAAATGGCCACATGACAGGTTAATTTAGAGGAAGCACAGAGGACAAAACTGAACTCTGAAGTGTTGAATGTACCTGCAGTGCTAAAGTGCTTGATCAGTAGGTTTCGGGTATATAGCATACAGTACCTGACAGTAGATCTCAAGTATTGGTATCCAGACGAGCCCCCAGTGCCAGCTTTGCTGCCAATCATACGATGCACCATGCATACGTGATTGtctgaaacaaaaagaagcatCATCCATTGTGGTCAGACTGATGTTTTGGCTCAGCATGTTTTATTCGAGCCATAAATTGTTTAGACATAATTGAGACATGGGtcagtaaaaatgtattatcacTGAAATAGCTTGTTTGGTTAGATCAGAAGCCACAGAGGATGTCATGATCACACTGTGTCTGGGGTTACGAACTAACTTAAGTTGTACAGCCTCCATTGTTGGTGCAGCTCTGCCCTTGGGCAACATATTGCAGCATTTGTTTCCtataaagaagaaataaaggtGCCTTCTTTTCgcatttcttttctgttgtttcacaGGTGCATAATGACGCTACAGTACTTACATCTCCATCTTGTCATGAGTGTGTCAATGTCCATGAGGGATGTGAGCAACTGGAAAGGAACCTGGAACCTCGGTTCCTCTCTAAAAGGTAAGAGAAGATCTATTTCACAGATGCTTGTGACACAAAcgatgtgtaaaaaaacaaaacaatagcaGTTGTGAAACAAGGCTCACTATCACTGGTTCAATACCCACAGTTCCCTGAAGATTGTAAACTCTGTTTCACATTAATTATGACTGTGATGTGACAAGTCAACAAAAAGCAAGTCTTAAATGAGTCATGTGACGTGTTATTACCACAGAGATCTTAAAAGCCTGGTTACCAACACTTATTTGTTAAAGCGATGAAGATGCTCTGATATGACTGATGTGTAACCACCACAGTTTAACAGCTGCTAGATACCATATAACCTACATGGttaatgagttttaaaaaatgaagtttTACGTGGGAAGAATGAATGAGTAATCCCGCCTCTTAAGAAAGATGTTAAAACCTCGGTGTTCCCAGAGAAAtgtctcatatatatatatatatatatatatatgtatatgtatgtatgtatatatatatatatatatatgtatgtatgtatatatgtatatacatatatacatatatgtatatatatgtatatgtatatgtatatatatgtgtgtatatatatatatatatatatatatatatatatatatatatatatatatatataagcaaGCAATATGCTGTCAGAGTTGCAGTAGACAATTGAAGGTTGAGAAACACTTTAAAAAGCACATACCTGTAGAAGTAGATCATCAGGGCACCTTTTAGAGCCTTGTAAGACAGCCGCCTTTCACCTTGTTagcaaaatgaaacattaaagtTATTAAAGTAGTTGTGCGAGTTAGTTTAAGCAGCGGCTTTCACACAAGTGAGTCATATGTAGTTAATCAGGATTATGagatttcattatttaatcagATTTTCAGTTTATACAAAGTGCTCGCCTTTGCTAACGAGATGGTCGTGACGCTTTTCATCAAACAGAGACGTGAAGAGCTCTCTCTGTTTGACCAGCTCCTCCATCAgttcctccttctcctcagaATCTGGCATTTTctgggaggggaaaaaaaaaacacagagataaaaataCAGTCTCTTGTCAATCATCCGTGCACTCCAGGGACAGCAAAGAAAGTTTGTTCAGAAGTCATCTCTTACCTCgattttctccttctcctgaTTTAGCCCATCAAATATATtgattttcagcttttcccAGAAATTGAATCCATCCACCTCCAGGCCAGGAGTTCTTTCCAGCCACTCCTGAGAAGAACAGCCCAAggctttattacatttatactCAGCAAATAGAACGTTTAAAGAATACGTGGTCGTACGATGTACCTCAACTAGTTTTAAGAGTGTGGGTTCCTGTTCAGTAGAAATCAGCATCTCACTGTCATGACCGGTGAAATTGTCCCTGTAATGGCGTCTGTTGTAGGGAACCCTCAGGGTGTCCAGGACCCCGATTTTGTTTTCCAAGAGCCGAAACTGAAGGCTTTGGAAGCCGGAGGCTGGAGCGAGGTATTCCCTGCACAcgaacacatactgtaagtaaacTCGTGTACCCAGCATAGTCAGAGCAGAGTGCATCTCATAACTTTTTTATAGCTGATGCAGAGAAAAGTTATTTATGAGCTCACCTGAAGTCAAAAAAGTCCAAGGCTGTCATTGTTTCTAGAACTGCAAACTGGTCGACCAACAGTCTGAAAATCATTACAATCCTGTGGATGCGAGTATTGACTTTCAGCATATTGCGTTCGTCTCGgacctgaaagaaaaagaaaatatttgctaaTGACGGTGAAGCTTTTTAGCACAGTACATGTCTtgacttatatatatattaaagaaAGCCGAATTGCTGCAGTAATTAcaatttccatttcttttttttttttcatctttagtGCATCGAATAAATGTGTCACCtcaaagataaaaataacaattacaaCCGATGATttaattgcagtttaaacatccaCCTGGTTGaggcaggaaaaaataaataaaaatacagcctTTGGAAACAAATACAATCCCATGTTCTTGCACCTCCGATATGTGACTTACATGTCCACTGACAAAGATCTCTCTCACAGAATCCAGTTCAAACAAAATCTGTTTGAACCACAGTTCATAGGCTGGAATAAAACAGAGGTGCATCATGTATTATTACAAGGTAACGGCAGTGGAAAAATGCTGATACTGTCCTGTATTTAGCCTTggaattagtaaaaaaaaaaatgttcttcttaGTTGActtgttaaattattattattattattattattatttatgtgtaCGCAAAT
This window encodes:
- the ctso gene encoding cathepsin O, translated to MRMCDKLILHLFREHQNLFTSRLNRCMFPTDTLLQMRCCQMFLGAAIVGTLVAHLCVSPAETRIKLNGSAVDFDLFRAHFHRTYEVSSEESHRRHLYFQDAKNRHAYLNSAEPQSAKYGINQFSDLSPKEFRDLYLRARASRAPLFSGRKTEGLPVKFDWRDKGVVAPVQNQQSCGSCWAFSVVGSVQSVHAIQSSKLEQLSVQQVVDCSFKNYGCNGGSPLWALSWLKQTRMELVPQSDYPYKAKTGICHFFSQSHGGVAVKNFTAHDFGGQEEAMMYQLVECGPLTAVVNAISWQDYLGGIIQHHCSSHRSNHAVLVVGYDTTGDIPHWIVQNSWGTTWGDGGYVYIKTGDNVCGIADSVTAVFL
- the tdo2a gene encoding tryptophan 2,3-dioxygenase A — translated: MSGCPYFQKRHLLFKNKPPKTDEDEDASQTGVNKATKGGIIYGDYLQLDKIISAQVLQSELKGNKIHDEHLFIVTHQAYELWFKQILFELDSVREIFVSGHVRDERNMLKVNTRIHRIVMIFRLLVDQFAVLETMTALDFFDFREYLAPASGFQSLQFRLLENKIGVLDTLRVPYNRRHYRDNFTGHDSEMLISTEQEPTLLKLVEEWLERTPGLEVDGFNFWEKLKINIFDGLNQEKEKIEKMPDSEEKEELMEELVKQRELFTSLFDEKRHDHLVSKGERRLSYKALKGALMIYFYREEPRFQVPFQLLTSLMDIDTLMTRWRYNHVCMVHRMIGSKAGTGGSSGYQYLRSTVSDRYKVFVDLFNLATYLVPRSWVPKLNPNVHTFLYTAECCDSSYCSSEDSD